The following proteins come from a genomic window of Sardina pilchardus chromosome 1, fSarPil1.1, whole genome shotgun sequence:
- the LOC134077585 gene encoding ribonuclease inhibitor-like, translating into MVLIYQGTLLAECKLSEKSCGIVAAVLQSPNSLIELDLSHNDLGDSGVHLLSKGLSSPCCKLQTLRLSNCDISNEGYVCLALALMLNPSCVKELDVNNNHPGKSAQKLLSATLEDPHRKAEALQLAECKLSEKSFGIVAAVLQSPNCMIELDLSHNDLGDSGVQLLSKGLSSPHCKLQTLSFL; encoded by the exons ATGGTGCTGATTTATCAGGGCACCTT acttgctgaatgcaaactctcagagaagtcctgtggaattgtggctgctgttctacagtcaccaaactccctgatagagctggacctgagtcacaatgacctgggagattctggagtccatcttctctctaagggactgtctagtccctgctgcaaactgcagacattaag gctcagtaATTGTGATATTTCAAATGAAGgttatgtttgtctggctctggctctgatgttaaacccctcctgtgtgaaagagctggatgtgaacaacaatcatcctggaaaatcagcacagaaactgttatctgctacactggagGATCCTCATCGCAAAGCTGAAGCACTTCA acttgctgaatgcaaactctcagagaagtcctttggaattgtggctgctgttctacagtcaccaaactgcatgatagagctggacctgagtcacaatgacctgggagattctggagttcagcttctctctaagggactgtctagtccccactgcaaactgcagaccttaag